The Clostridia bacterium genome includes a window with the following:
- a CDS encoding sigma-70 family RNA polymerase sigma factor — protein sequence MTEYASRRFSAIYEKYRVVVYYTALRVTRSKEAAEDVMQSVFLELMDNCEKNGRIPDEVGGWLVKLAKFRSLDHVRGESRTVPEELPEVHAGDASADTERSVMIRGALETLSDEEREIFDLKVLGGFKHREIAQIVSSNPSTVRWQYAQIVKKLKPLLADLN from the coding sequence GTGACCGAATACGCTTCAAGGCGGTTTTCCGCGATCTACGAGAAGTACCGCGTGGTCGTTTATTACACGGCGCTGCGCGTGACGCGCTCGAAGGAAGCCGCCGAAGACGTCATGCAGTCCGTCTTCCTCGAGCTAATGGACAACTGCGAAAAGAACGGCCGCATCCCCGACGAGGTCGGCGGCTGGCTCGTGAAGCTCGCGAAGTTCCGTTCGCTCGACCACGTCCGCGGCGAAAGCCGCACCGTTCCCGAGGAGCTGCCGGAAGTGCACGCCGGCGACGCCTCCGCCGATACGGAAAGATCGGTGATGATACGCGGCGCGCTCGAAACGCTCTCGGATGAGGAGCGCGAGATCTTCGATCTGAAGGTGCTCGGCGGCTTCAAGCATCGCGAGATCGCGCAGATCGTTTCGTCGAACCCGTCCACCGTCCGCTGGCAGTACGCGCAGATAGTCAAGAAGCTCAAGCCGCTGCTCGCCGACCTGAATTAA
- a CDS encoding beta-propeller domain-containing protein, whose amino-acid sequence MNFNRFKNEYRAMAKAETPDTPVVPQVAETAKPRFTQRPAFRFAMAALSLLLVVGISLTAVYVVPKSNSVAVSGGKPELTRCATYDDLDAVFTRAKDRADSRNIFDGMYYKSATATDTIRDDFNYAGNPEYLTLGGVEESAFAPALPEGTDGGYSKTNVQVDGVDEADIVKTDGKFVYVAKEGRVVVFDVRTPSEIAKSSTIRVDDLLDNSVYGYAHVADMFLEDDLLTVVFTAEKKDYGNDKLFTDYYFSMRADSQYGIAVYDVSDPAKPESVRYYTQEGYYVSSRRIGDYVYMVTRKSVYAGNYDGKPESVVPCRCDSAADDTITPVAPDCIYIADNSTSFITLGAVNVKDAGEPAGTVTVLGDGGTVYSSAKAMYIFGTRYDYKADDAEGAVSNAAITTNIYKFTMSGSELAFTASGSVKGSMINQFAADEYEGNLRVATTYEGYTTKEDKTVEFYTENAVTILDENLEKLGELTGLAKGEYIKSVRFNGATGYVVTFRTVDPLFAFDLSDPKNPVVTGELKIPGYSEYMHVYNDNTLLGIGQDATAESDDADMAYYQGLKIALFDVTDPDNMAEIDTYYLGDRGTTSTVEWDHKALAYYASRDVFGIPVELFRFEGEQENIYDYGEFDSNSFCVFSMGGGKKISMVSMIKQFNEDGGTFNINRGIFIGDNVVTISCDMIQINDYSTGELLGNLTF is encoded by the coding sequence ATGAACTTCAACAGATTCAAGAATGAATACCGCGCGATGGCAAAGGCAGAAACGCCCGACACGCCGGTCGTTCCGCAGGTTGCGGAAACTGCGAAGCCGCGCTTCACACAGCGCCCCGCGTTCCGTTTCGCCATGGCGGCGCTTTCGCTGCTGCTCGTAGTCGGCATTTCGCTGACCGCGGTCTACGTCGTGCCGAAATCGAACAGCGTCGCCGTCTCCGGCGGCAAGCCGGAGCTCACCCGCTGCGCGACCTACGACGACCTCGACGCCGTCTTCACCAGGGCGAAGGACCGCGCCGATTCGCGCAATATATTCGACGGTATGTATTATAAATCGGCGACAGCGACTGACACCATTCGCGACGATTTCAATTACGCCGGCAATCCCGAATACCTTACCCTCGGCGGCGTAGAAGAAAGCGCTTTCGCGCCTGCGCTGCCGGAAGGAACCGACGGCGGCTACAGCAAGACGAACGTCCAGGTCGACGGCGTCGACGAAGCCGATATCGTCAAGACGGACGGCAAGTTCGTCTACGTCGCCAAAGAAGGACGCGTCGTCGTTTTCGATGTGAGGACGCCTTCCGAAATCGCAAAATCGTCAACTATACGCGTTGACGATCTGCTCGACAACAGCGTTTACGGCTATGCCCACGTTGCAGATATGTTCCTCGAGGACGACCTGCTGACCGTCGTCTTCACCGCCGAGAAGAAGGACTACGGGAACGACAAGCTCTTCACCGACTACTACTTCTCCATGCGCGCCGACTCGCAGTACGGCATCGCGGTCTATGACGTTTCCGATCCCGCGAAGCCCGAGAGCGTCCGCTATTACACGCAGGAGGGCTATTACGTCAGCTCCCGCCGCATCGGCGACTACGTCTATATGGTGACGAGAAAGAGCGTCTACGCCGGAAACTACGACGGCAAGCCCGAATCCGTCGTCCCCTGCCGCTGCGACAGCGCGGCGGACGATACAATCACTCCGGTCGCGCCCGACTGCATCTATATCGCCGATAACAGCACGAGCTTCATAACGCTCGGCGCGGTCAACGTCAAGGACGCCGGCGAGCCCGCCGGCACGGTCACCGTCCTCGGCGACGGCGGAACCGTTTATTCCTCCGCGAAGGCGATGTATATCTTCGGCACGCGCTACGATTACAAAGCCGACGACGCCGAAGGCGCGGTTTCAAACGCCGCGATCACGACGAATATCTACAAGTTCACGATGAGCGGCTCCGAGCTCGCCTTCACCGCCTCCGGCAGCGTCAAAGGCAGCATGATAAACCAGTTCGCCGCCGACGAATACGAGGGCAACCTCCGCGTCGCCACCACCTACGAGGGATATACGACGAAAGAGGATAAGACGGTAGAGTTCTACACCGAGAACGCCGTCACGATCCTCGACGAAAACCTCGAGAAGCTCGGCGAGCTGACCGGACTCGCGAAAGGCGAATACATCAAGTCCGTCCGCTTCAACGGCGCGACCGGCTACGTCGTCACCTTCCGCACCGTCGACCCGCTCTTCGCCTTCGACTTAAGCGACCCGAAAAATCCGGTCGTCACCGGCGAGCTGAAGATCCCCGGCTACAGCGAATACATGCACGTCTATAATGACAACACGCTGCTCGGCATCGGCCAGGACGCCACCGCCGAGAGCGATGACGCCGACATGGCGTACTATCAGGGGCTGAAGATCGCGCTCTTCGACGTCACCGATCCCGATAACATGGCTGAGATCGACACCTACTACCTCGGCGACAGAGGCACGACGTCCACGGTCGAATGGGATCACAAGGCGCTCGCCTACTACGCGAGTCGCGACGTCTTCGGTATCCCGGTAGAGCTCTTCCGCTTCGAAGGCGAGCAGGAAAACATCTACGACTACGGCGAGTTCGACAGCAACTCCTTCTGCGTCTTCTCCATGGGCGGCGGAAAGAAAATCTCGATGGTCAGTATGATAAAGCAGTTCAACGAGGACGGCGGAACATTCAATATCAACCGCGGGATATTCATCGGTGACAACGTCGTGACGATCTCCTGCGATATGATCCAGATCAACGACTACTCCACCGGCGAGCTGCTCGGCAATCTCACCTTCTGA
- a CDS encoding RNA-binding transcriptional accessory protein, protein MNYSEVIAKQFDVKEEYVGNIIALLDEGNTIPFIARYRKEAHGTMDDQLIRQIADKLTYLRNLDARREEVRGLITEQGNMSDEISAALDKAATLAEIDDIYRPFRPKRKTRASVAKEKGLEPLAKELLAGQSSAADPLGLAAKYIDAEKGVETAEDALQGAKDIIAEDVSDNAEVRRRVRNLVMLGGRLDSKAADESAESVYEQYYDFSQPVRDVAGHRVLAVNRGEKEGFLKVSIGMDDEKPLNSIKSLYVRGETPCAAAVAEACEDSYSRLIFPSIEREIRAELTDSASEGAIKLFGTNLRQLLLQPPVKGKVAMGLDPGYRTGCKVAVVDGTGKVLDTSVVYLTHGEAQAEKSKRILKDLIKKHGVEIIAIGNGTASKETELFTANLLHELTNKVSYMVVSEAGASVYSASKLAAEEMPDFDLTLRSAVSIARRLQDPLAELVKIEPKAIGVGQYQHDMPPKRLDEALDGVVEDCVNSVGAELNTASPALLSHIAGLTPAVSKNIVAYREENGRFKSRSELKKVPKLGPKAFEQCAGFLRVADGADPLDNTGVHPESYAAAKALLKRFGLTPADVAAGKAASAAESLTPASIAKLAAELGVGEPTLADIVKELAKPGRDPRDELPPPLLRTDVLAIEDLHEGMTLKGTVRNVIDFGAFVDIGVHQDGLVHVSQISDKFVKHPSEVVSVGDVVTVRVLGVDLKKKRISLSMKGITE, encoded by the coding sequence ATGAACTATTCCGAAGTGATCGCAAAGCAGTTCGACGTAAAAGAAGAATACGTCGGCAACATAATCGCCCTGCTCGACGAGGGCAACACGATCCCCTTCATCGCGCGCTACCGCAAGGAGGCGCACGGCACGATGGACGACCAGCTCATCCGTCAGATCGCGGATAAACTGACATATCTGCGCAACCTCGACGCGCGGCGCGAGGAGGTGCGCGGACTTATAACGGAGCAGGGGAACATGAGCGACGAGATCTCCGCCGCGCTCGACAAGGCGGCGACGCTCGCCGAGATCGACGACATCTACCGCCCCTTCCGCCCGAAGCGCAAGACCCGCGCCTCCGTCGCGAAGGAAAAGGGGCTTGAACCCTTAGCTAAAGAGCTTCTCGCGGGGCAGAGCTCCGCCGCCGATCCGCTCGGGCTCGCCGCGAAGTATATCGACGCGGAAAAGGGAGTCGAAACCGCCGAAGACGCGCTTCAGGGCGCGAAGGACATAATCGCCGAGGACGTTTCCGACAACGCCGAGGTGCGCCGCCGCGTCCGCAACCTCGTGATGCTCGGCGGGCGGCTGGATTCCAAAGCCGCCGACGAAAGCGCCGAGAGCGTCTACGAGCAGTATTACGACTTCTCCCAGCCGGTCCGCGACGTCGCCGGACACCGCGTCCTCGCGGTCAACAGAGGCGAAAAAGAGGGCTTTTTGAAGGTCTCGATCGGCATGGATGACGAGAAGCCGCTGAATTCGATAAAATCGCTTTACGTCAGAGGCGAAACGCCCTGCGCCGCCGCCGTCGCGGAGGCGTGCGAGGACTCCTATTCGCGCCTGATATTCCCGTCGATAGAGAGGGAGATACGCGCCGAGCTGACCGACTCCGCGTCCGAAGGCGCGATAAAGCTTTTCGGAACGAACCTGCGCCAGCTGCTGCTTCAGCCGCCGGTCAAGGGCAAGGTCGCCATGGGGCTCGACCCCGGCTACCGCACCGGCTGCAAGGTCGCCGTCGTCGACGGCACCGGCAAGGTGCTCGACACCTCCGTCGTCTACCTCACTCACGGCGAGGCGCAGGCGGAAAAGTCGAAGCGCATACTGAAAGACCTCATCAAAAAGCACGGCGTCGAAATCATCGCGATAGGGAACGGTACGGCGTCGAAAGAAACAGAATTGTTTACCGCGAATCTGCTTCATGAGTTGACAAATAAAGTATCGTATATGGTGGTCAGCGAGGCGGGCGCATCGGTCTATTCGGCGTCCAAGCTCGCCGCCGAGGAGATGCCGGACTTCGATCTGACGCTGCGCAGCGCCGTTTCGATAGCGCGGCGCCTGCAGGACCCGCTCGCCGAGCTCGTCAAAATCGAGCCGAAGGCGATCGGCGTCGGGCAGTATCAGCACGATATGCCGCCGAAGCGTCTGGACGAGGCGCTCGACGGCGTGGTCGAGGACTGTGTCAACAGCGTCGGCGCGGAGCTCAACACCGCTTCGCCCGCGCTCCTTTCGCACATCGCGGGGCTCACTCCCGCGGTGTCGAAAAACATCGTCGCATACCGCGAGGAGAACGGCCGCTTCAAGTCCAGAAGCGAGCTGAAAAAGGTCCCGAAGCTCGGCCCTAAGGCGTTCGAGCAGTGCGCGGGCTTCCTGCGCGTAGCGGACGGCGCCGACCCGCTCGATAACACCGGAGTGCATCCGGAATCCTACGCCGCCGCGAAGGCGCTGCTGAAGCGCTTCGGGCTCACGCCCGCGGACGTCGCGGCGGGCAAAGCCGCCTCCGCCGCGGAGTCGCTCACTCCCGCGTCGATCGCGAAGCTCGCCGCCGAGCTCGGCGTCGGCGAACCGACGCTTGCCGACATAGTCAAAGAGCTCGCCAAGCCCGGGCGCGACCCGCGCGACGAGCTTCCACCGCCGCTGCTCCGCACGGACGTGCTCGCGATTGAGGACCTGCACGAGGGCATGACGCTGAAGGGTACCGTCCGCAACGTCATCGACTTCGGCGCCTTCGTCGATATCGGCGTCCACCAGGACGGGCTCGTCCACGTTTCGCAGATCAGCGATAAGTTCGTCAAGCATCCGTCGGAGGTCGTCTCCGTCGGCGACGTCGTGACCGTCCGCGTGCTCGGCGTCGACCTCAAAAAGAAGCGCATCAGTCTTTCCATGAAGGGAATAACCGAATAG
- a CDS encoding stage III sporulation protein AD, producing MNIYTVAAIGVIGALICVLLKQYRPELALLAGVGVSAFILSGLIDVALDAISFFRELADASGMSALSVRTLLKCVGVCFVTEFASDTCRDAGETALAARVETFGRLAAFAVSIPLLREFASLVAALIKG from the coding sequence ATGAATATTTACACGGTCGCCGCGATCGGCGTCATCGGCGCGCTGATATGCGTTCTGTTGAAGCAGTACCGGCCGGAGCTCGCGCTGCTTGCCGGAGTGGGAGTTTCGGCGTTTATTCTGTCCGGACTCATCGACGTCGCGCTCGACGCGATAAGCTTCTTCCGCGAGCTCGCGGACGCTTCCGGAATGTCCGCCCTCAGCGTGCGCACGCTGCTCAAATGCGTCGGCGTCTGCTTCGTCACGGAGTTCGCCTCCGACACCTGCCGCGACGCGGGAGAAACAGCGCTCGCGGCGCGTGTAGAAACCTTCGGGCGGCTCGCCGCCTTCGCCGTTTCGATACCGCTGCTGCGTGAATTCGCGTCGCTAGTCGCGGCGCTGATAAAGGGCTGA
- the spoIIIAC gene encoding stage III sporulation protein AC, with amino-acid sequence MDVDLIFKIAAVGIITAVLNQLLVRSGREEQAMLTTIAGLVVVLVVISGEISRLFAMIKTMFGF; translated from the coding sequence ATGGACGTTGACCTCATTTTCAAGATCGCGGCGGTCGGGATAATAACCGCCGTATTAAATCAGCTCCTCGTGCGCTCCGGCAGAGAGGAACAGGCGATGCTGACGACTATCGCCGGCCTCGTGGTCGTGCTCGTCGTGATTTCGGGTGAAATCAGCCGTCTTTTCGCCATGATAAAGACGATGTTCGGTTTCTGA
- a CDS encoding stage III sporulation protein AF, which produces MEEFRIYATGVIFSVLAAGAVFLLLPAKRVAKPARIAAAVAVLLVLTAPLLKLSGDYRDIIAAADTDLPPHYEDLAETQRKQRTELARERFSQSVRDILERNGISPSDVNIYVTEKNGELQLYDVALTLRSDITAAERSKAMRVVTEVFGVEPSVEIER; this is translated from the coding sequence ATGGAGGAGTTCCGCATATACGCGACCGGCGTCATATTCTCCGTCCTCGCGGCGGGCGCGGTGTTTCTGCTGCTGCCCGCGAAGCGAGTCGCGAAGCCGGCGCGTATCGCCGCGGCGGTCGCGGTGCTGCTCGTGCTGACCGCGCCGCTGCTGAAGCTTTCCGGCGACTACCGCGATATAATCGCCGCCGCGGATACCGACCTGCCCCCGCATTACGAAGACCTCGCGGAAACACAGCGCAAGCAGCGCACGGAGCTCGCGCGGGAGCGTTTTTCGCAATCCGTGCGCGATATTCTCGAACGAAACGGCATAAGCCCGTCTGACGTGAATATATATGTTACGGAGAAAAACGGCGAACTGCAGCTTTACGACGTAGCGCTGACGCTCCGCTCTGACATTACTGCCGCGGAGCGAAGCAAGGCGATGCGCGTGGTGACGGAGGTTTTCGGCGTTGAGCCCTCCGTTGAAATAGAAAGGTGA
- the tadA gene encoding Flp pilus assembly complex ATPase component TadA: MDSDGIISLLPTRFRGAAEALKNELFELRVFAGGGVWAVAKSGVRRVGSIDRGEFRKLFSGLCGGAPYAYESEIKRGYFTVGGCRIGVCGTAVAEDGKVISVKDARSLNLRFAREVKGAADGLFAALGGSVDGGLLLAGPPACGKTTLLRDLARRLSESGRKVCVIDERGEIAAVADGVPSAGVGPLTDVLDGYPKTYAAELALRCLSPDVIVCDEVGEGETDALIECADCGVDVVAAVHGNERSRRFRRLAESGCFRRAAFFKAGAVGVIERVTVIADA; the protein is encoded by the coding sequence ATGGACTCTGACGGAATCATATCGCTTCTGCCGACGCGGTTTCGCGGCGCGGCGGAGGCGCTGAAAAACGAATTATTCGAGCTGCGCGTCTTCGCCGGAGGAGGCGTTTGGGCGGTCGCGAAAAGCGGCGTCAGACGCGTCGGAAGCATCGACCGCGGCGAGTTCCGTAAGCTCTTTTCCGGGCTTTGCGGCGGCGCGCCGTACGCCTACGAAAGCGAGATAAAGCGCGGATACTTCACCGTCGGCGGCTGCCGGATAGGCGTATGCGGCACCGCGGTCGCCGAGGACGGAAAGGTAATTTCTGTCAAGGACGCGCGATCGCTGAACCTGCGCTTCGCGCGCGAGGTAAAAGGCGCGGCGGACGGGCTTTTCGCCGCGCTCGGCGGGAGCGTAGACGGCGGCCTGCTGCTCGCGGGTCCGCCCGCCTGCGGCAAGACTACCCTGCTGCGCGATCTGGCGCGGCGGCTCTCCGAAAGCGGGCGCAAGGTCTGCGTCATAGACGAGCGCGGCGAGATCGCCGCCGTCGCTGACGGAGTTCCGTCCGCCGGCGTCGGGCCGCTGACGGACGTTCTGGACGGCTACCCGAAGACCTACGCGGCCGAGCTTGCGCTGCGCTGTCTTTCCCCCGACGTCATCGTATGCGACGAGGTCGGCGAAGGCGAAACGGACGCGCTGATCGAATGCGCAGACTGCGGAGTCGACGTCGTAGCGGCGGTTCACGGGAACGAACGCTCCCGCCGCTTCAGGCGGCTCGCGGAAAGCGGCTGTTTCCGCCGCGCGGCGTTCTTCAAAGCCGGCGCGGTCGGAGTTATAGAAAGGGTGACGGTAATTGCTGACGCTTAG
- a CDS encoding SpoIIIAH-like family protein: MFKKKKWIVLSAMVLALGTALFLNWQLTDTGAAVRENDSQEVKVIGEAELVNGTANGNFDEFFSAARMQREASRASSLEILDAIAASADVDAEAKADAAAEASTIARRIEAEANIESLIKAKGFAECVVMIGDDGVKVMVQSAGLLPAEAAQIAEIVTGETGEELANVRIVEVK, encoded by the coding sequence ATGTTCAAAAAGAAGAAATGGATCGTATTATCCGCGATGGTGCTCGCGCTCGGGACCGCGCTGTTCCTCAACTGGCAGTTGACGGATACCGGCGCCGCCGTCAGAGAAAACGACTCGCAGGAGGTCAAGGTCATCGGCGAAGCCGAGCTCGTCAACGGCACGGCGAACGGCAACTTCGACGAGTTCTTCTCGGCAGCGCGTATGCAGCGCGAGGCGTCCCGCGCAAGCTCGCTCGAGATACTCGACGCGATAGCCGCGAGCGCGGACGTGGACGCCGAGGCGAAGGCGGACGCCGCCGCAGAAGCTTCAACGATAGCAAGGCGCATCGAGGCCGAGGCGAATATCGAGAGCTTGATAAAAGCCAAAGGCTTCGCCGAATGCGTCGTAATGATCGGCGACGACGGAGTCAAGGTGATGGTGCAGTCAGCGGGCCTCCTCCCCGCCGAAGCCGCGCAGATCGCCGAGATCGTCACGGGCGAGACCGGCGAGGAGCTCGCAAACGTGAGGATAGTCGAAGTGAAATAA
- the ligA gene encoding NAD-dependent DNA ligase LigA, with the protein MDASEAKKRIDELTATLNDYSYRYYVLDDPAVEDYEYDMLLRELAGLEERFPELRHFDSPTVRVGGKALDEFAKVTHASPLQSLQDAFSFDELREFDRRVREACGEAEYDVEPKIDGLSVAVEYENGVLVRGATRGDGVVGEDVTQNVKTIRSLPLKLANAPEYLRIRGEIYMSAATFNKLNAEREELGEPLFKNPRNAAAGSLRQLDPKIAAKRALDIIVFNVEEVRGYTPENHSQSLDWLASLGIPAIPNRKLCKNIDDALDHIAAIGEMRDSLQFGIDGAVIKVNDFMKRRALGTTAKAPRWAIAYKYPPEEKPTILRDIEIQVGRTGVLTPTAVLDPVRLAGTTVSRATMHNREYIHEKDVRIGDTVIVRKAGDIIPEIVSVDLSKRPPMTPEYEFPSVCPACGETVVNDGVEVAVRCVNPECPAQSLRNIIHFASRDAMDIDGLGPALAELLVKEGLISNAADIYYLEADKVAALERMGQTSAANLIAAAERSKDAGLARLLFALGIRNVGLQTAKIITKKYDTLEKLEAATAEELTQLDEIGGVIAESVVSFFAKEGTRHLLGRLREAGLKLTEDAKANVDERFAGMTFVLTGTLPSMDRNAASALITDRGGKVSGSVSKKTTYVLAGENPGSKLTNAQNLGVPIISEDEFKKMLE; encoded by the coding sequence ATGGACGCTTCCGAAGCCAAAAAGCGAATAGACGAACTGACGGCGACGCTGAACGATTACAGCTACCGCTACTACGTGCTGGACGATCCCGCCGTCGAGGATTACGAATACGATATGCTGCTGCGCGAGCTCGCCGGACTCGAAGAGCGGTTCCCCGAGCTGCGCCACTTCGACTCCCCCACCGTCCGCGTCGGCGGCAAGGCGCTGGACGAGTTCGCGAAGGTCACCCACGCATCGCCGCTGCAGAGTCTGCAGGACGCTTTCTCCTTCGACGAGCTGCGCGAGTTCGACCGCCGCGTACGCGAGGCGTGCGGCGAGGCCGAATACGACGTTGAGCCGAAGATTGACGGGCTCTCCGTCGCCGTCGAATACGAAAACGGCGTGCTCGTGCGCGGAGCCACCCGCGGCGACGGCGTCGTCGGCGAGGACGTCACGCAGAACGTCAAGACGATACGCTCTCTGCCCCTGAAACTCGCCAACGCGCCGGAATACCTGCGCATACGCGGCGAGATATATATGAGCGCCGCCACCTTCAACAAGCTCAACGCGGAACGCGAAGAGCTCGGCGAGCCGCTTTTCAAGAATCCGCGCAACGCCGCCGCCGGCTCTCTGCGCCAGCTCGATCCGAAGATCGCGGCGAAGCGCGCGCTCGACATCATCGTCTTCAACGTCGAGGAAGTCCGCGGCTACACGCCTGAGAACCACTCGCAGTCGCTCGACTGGCTCGCCTCGCTCGGAATCCCCGCGATCCCGAACCGCAAGCTCTGCAAAAACATCGACGATGCGCTCGATCACATCGCCGCCATCGGCGAAATGCGCGACAGCCTGCAGTTCGGCATCGACGGCGCGGTAATAAAGGTCAACGACTTCATGAAGCGCCGCGCGCTCGGCACGACCGCGAAGGCGCCGCGCTGGGCGATCGCATACAAGTATCCGCCGGAGGAAAAGCCGACGATCCTGCGCGACATCGAGATACAGGTCGGCCGCACGGGCGTGCTCACCCCTACCGCCGTGCTCGATCCCGTCCGCCTCGCCGGAACTACCGTCAGCCGTGCGACGATGCACAACCGCGAGTATATACACGAAAAGGACGTACGCATCGGCGACACCGTCATCGTACGCAAAGCCGGCGATATTATCCCGGAGATAGTCAGCGTAGACCTCTCCAAGCGTCCGCCGATGACTCCGGAATACGAATTCCCGTCCGTCTGCCCCGCCTGCGGCGAGACCGTCGTCAACGACGGAGTAGAAGTCGCCGTCCGCTGCGTCAACCCGGAATGCCCCGCACAGAGCCTGCGCAACATCATACACTTCGCCTCCCGCGACGCGATGGATATAGACGGCCTCGGGCCAGCGCTCGCGGAGCTGCTCGTCAAGGAGGGGCTGATCTCCAACGCCGCGGATATCTACTATCTCGAGGCGGACAAGGTCGCCGCGCTCGAGCGCATGGGACAGACCTCCGCGGCGAATCTTATCGCGGCGGCGGAGCGTTCCAAAGACGCCGGGCTCGCGCGCCTGCTCTTCGCGCTCGGCATACGCAACGTCGGGCTCCAGACGGCGAAGATCATCACGAAGAAATACGACACGCTCGAAAAGCTCGAGGCCGCTACCGCCGAGGAGTTGACGCAGCTCGACGAGATCGGCGGAGTCATCGCCGAAAGCGTCGTCTCCTTCTTCGCGAAAGAGGGTACGCGCCACCTGCTCGGCCGCCTGCGCGAAGCCGGACTCAAGCTGACCGAGGACGCGAAGGCGAACGTCGACGAGCGTTTCGCGGGTATGACCTTCGTGCTGACCGGCACCCTGCCCTCGATGGACAGAAACGCCGCTTCCGCGCTCATCACCGACCGCGGCGGCAAGGTCTCCGGCAGCGTATCGAAGAAGACGACCTACGTCCTCGCCGGCGAAAACCCCGGCAGCAAGCTGACGAACGCGCAGAATCTCGGCGTTCCGATCATAAGCGAGGACGAGTTCAAAAAGATGCTCGAGTGA